In Numidum massiliense, a single genomic region encodes these proteins:
- a CDS encoding RNA polymerase sigma factor — protein MEQLIACTPLEVKDRQGTCTYLYEQFYHLLYGIALQIVKDHYLAQDVLQETFIKAYRHLDDCRDRRKVRAWLTTVTKRTAIDFLRKRNSQVAVPIDYVTVEETEAFAAERSVEETVENELIYRDVLRQMERLAPNYRKMIVLKYVHELKETEIAARLGVKHGTVKSAVFRARRKMRALCEKSYYVESHIG, from the coding sequence ATGGAACAATTAATTGCTTGTACACCGTTAGAAGTAAAAGACCGTCAAGGGACGTGCACTTATTTATACGAACAATTTTACCATCTACTTTACGGAATCGCTTTGCAAATTGTGAAAGATCATTACTTGGCCCAAGATGTGTTGCAAGAAACGTTTATTAAGGCGTATCGTCATCTCGACGACTGTCGCGATCGCAGGAAAGTACGGGCGTGGCTGACGACCGTGACGAAACGGACAGCGATCGATTTTTTACGCAAAAGAAACAGTCAAGTGGCAGTACCGATCGACTACGTGACGGTGGAAGAGACGGAAGCGTTTGCAGCTGAGCGATCGGTGGAAGAAACGGTCGAAAACGAGCTGATCTATCGCGACGTACTGCGCCAAATGGAACGGCTTGCGCCGAACTACCGCAAGATGATCGTTTTAAAGTATGTTCATGAATTGAAGGAGACGGAAATCGCCGCGCGCTTAGGAGTGAAGCACGGGACAGTAAAGTCGGCCGTATTTCGCGCGCGTCGGAAAATGCGGGCGTTATGCGAGAAAAGTTATTATGTGGAGAGTCATATCGGGTAA
- the nrdF gene encoding class 1b ribonucleoside-diphosphate reductase subunit beta codes for MRAVNWNRLDDEYSEAFWKQNILQFWTEDEIAVSRDLKTWHTLTKEEQTAYVMALSGLTGLDTMQGDDGMPLIALHVDDMQKKAVLSWMGMMEHIHAKSYSHIFTTLLPSRMTDYYLDEWVPNQPHLKRKAALIGGRYHALHKRDATPYELYTAMVSSVFLESFLFYSGFYYPLYMAGHGKLVASGEIISLIIRDESIHGLYVGTLAQEVYNAMSAEDRARADKETADLLDELYENEVAYTNEVYGKVGLADDVCRFVRYNANKALMNLGRELRFPEEPVNPIVLNGLKTDTKNHDFFSVKGNGYVMALNVEPLRDEDFVFDVV; via the coding sequence ATGCGCGCTGTCAACTGGAATCGGCTAGACGACGAATATAGTGAGGCGTTCTGGAAACAAAACATTTTACAGTTTTGGACCGAGGATGAAATCGCCGTTTCACGCGACCTAAAAACGTGGCACACACTGACGAAAGAGGAACAGACGGCGTATGTCATGGCGTTGTCGGGATTGACGGGACTCGACACGATGCAGGGCGACGACGGTATGCCGCTCATCGCTTTGCACGTCGATGACATGCAGAAAAAAGCGGTGCTGTCGTGGATGGGGATGATGGAGCACATTCACGCCAAAAGTTACTCACATATTTTCACGACGCTGTTGCCCTCTAGGATGACCGACTACTATCTCGACGAGTGGGTACCGAACCAGCCGCACCTCAAACGCAAAGCGGCGTTGATCGGCGGCCGTTACCACGCGTTGCACAAGCGCGACGCGACGCCGTACGAGCTGTATACAGCGATGGTCTCATCTGTCTTTCTGGAGAGTTTCCTCTTTTATAGCGGTTTTTACTACCCGCTGTACATGGCCGGGCACGGTAAGCTCGTCGCTAGTGGCGAAATCATCTCGCTCATCATTCGCGACGAATCGATTCACGGTTTGTACGTCGGTACGTTGGCACAAGAAGTGTACAACGCCATGTCAGCCGAAGATCGGGCGCGAGCAGATAAAGAAACGGCGGATCTCCTCGACGAGCTTTACGAAAACGAAGTCGCCTACACGAACGAAGTTTACGGTAAGGTCGGCCTCGCTGACGACGTGTGCCGCTTCGTCCGCTACAATGCGAATAAGGCGCTAATGAATCTCGGGCGCGAACTGCGCTTTCCCGAGGAGCCGGTAAACCCAATCGTCTTAAACGGTCTGAAGACAGACACGAAAAACCACGACTTTTTTAGCGTGAAAGGGAACGGCTACGTCATGGCCTTAAACGTCGAACCGCTGCGCGATGAAGATTTCGTGTTTGATGTGGTGTAA